Proteins from one Streptomyces sp. NBC_00390 genomic window:
- a CDS encoding SUKH-3 domain-containing protein, whose protein sequence is MPRFSPEAERVLRPAGWFPGRQVETGPWRRSLRNFPWHAAADEFLREFGGLRVDISGPGITCAREPFEVDPELAVGEEGRFEELSELFGCQFSPVGETGRGEFFLAIDQEGILYLLAAWALRLGPGDPAVEHLVSGVVPEWLDPPERDTR, encoded by the coding sequence ATGCCCAGATTCTCACCAGAGGCGGAACGTGTTCTCCGCCCGGCCGGCTGGTTCCCGGGCCGTCAGGTGGAGACCGGTCCCTGGAGACGGTCTCTACGGAACTTTCCCTGGCACGCAGCGGCCGACGAATTTCTTCGGGAGTTCGGGGGTCTACGCGTGGACATCAGTGGTCCTGGAATCACGTGTGCGCGCGAGCCGTTCGAGGTCGACCCAGAGCTGGCTGTGGGGGAGGAAGGACGGTTCGAGGAGCTCTCCGAGCTGTTCGGCTGTCAGTTCTCCCCCGTGGGAGAAACGGGCAGGGGAGAGTTCTTCCTGGCGATCGACCAGGAGGGGATCCTGTATCTGCTGGCAGCTTGGGCGTTGAGGCTGGGACCCGGTGATCCGGCTGTGGAGCACCTTGTCTCAGGGGTCGTGCCGGAATGGCTTGATCCACCCGAGCGGGACACCCGGTAG
- a CDS encoding putative immunity protein: MPNESDKIELSEHELREIAGYAADCARRTLSIFEQSLPADTRPRDAIDAAQAFAGGGRRTGALRQNAWAAYRAAQEAASPAAADAARAASHAAAAAYLHPKASAHQVKHILGAAAHAAGAEELASGEDQSVASAGTLEWARLHAPAAVTAVLGRLPAAPPGGGRVGEFIRDLDAALRA, encoded by the coding sequence GTGCCAAATGAGTCGGACAAGATTGAGCTGAGCGAACACGAACTTCGTGAGATCGCGGGCTACGCGGCTGATTGTGCGCGCAGGACGCTGTCGATCTTCGAACAGAGTCTTCCTGCTGACACGCGCCCTCGCGATGCCATCGATGCAGCACAGGCTTTCGCTGGGGGCGGCCGGCGCACGGGGGCTCTGCGGCAGAACGCGTGGGCGGCGTACAGAGCGGCGCAAGAAGCCGCTTCACCCGCTGCGGCCGACGCGGCACGAGCGGCAAGCCATGCGGCCGCCGCTGCGTACCTGCATCCCAAGGCAAGCGCTCATCAGGTGAAACACATTCTCGGTGCGGCAGCACATGCGGCAGGAGCCGAAGAGTTGGCATCCGGAGAAGACCAGAGTGTCGCTTCTGCGGGGACCCTTGAATGGGCGCGCCTTCACGCACCGGCAGCGGTCACCGCGGTACTCGGCCGTCTGCCCGCCGCACCTCCCGGCGGCGGGCGCGTGGGAGAGTTCATTCGCGATCTCGACGCCGCACTCCGCGCCTGA
- a CDS encoding AAA domain-containing protein translates to MTLEAPALDPASAAARATSGILADTLHGDARGVVVDSPPGAGKSTLVVRTALELAAAGRPLMVVAQTNAQVDDLVLRLAEKEPELPVGRLHSNDSDPYDKALDGLDNVRKSSKAADLAGLDIVISTAAKWAHVQGVEPWGHAIVDEAYQMRSDALLAVAGLFERALFVGDPGQLDPFSIVGSEQWAGLSYDPSASAVSTLLAHNPELPQHRLPVSWRLPASAAPLVSDAFYPYTPFRSGTGPGERRLSFGVASDGSAHDRVLDEAAESGWGLLELPARHTPRTDPEAVRAVALVVRRLLDRGGAASTGDADPTPLTADRIAVGTAHRDQAAAVRAALAELGVSDVTVDTANRLQGREYDVTVVLHPLSGRPDATAFHLETGRLCVLASRHRHACIVVCRAGVSDLLDEHPSTEPVQLGVTVKFPDGWEANHAVLAHLEEHRVTWRP, encoded by the coding sequence GTGACCCTCGAAGCGCCGGCCCTCGACCCGGCCTCCGCGGCCGCCCGGGCCACCTCCGGCATCCTGGCGGACACGCTCCACGGCGACGCCCGCGGCGTCGTCGTGGACTCGCCGCCCGGTGCGGGCAAGTCGACACTCGTGGTGCGCACTGCGCTCGAACTGGCCGCTGCGGGGCGGCCCTTGATGGTGGTCGCCCAGACCAACGCCCAGGTCGACGACCTGGTGCTGCGGCTCGCCGAGAAGGAACCGGAGCTGCCGGTCGGGCGGCTGCACTCCAACGACTCCGATCCGTACGACAAGGCACTCGACGGCCTCGACAACGTCCGCAAGTCGTCGAAGGCGGCGGACCTGGCGGGCCTGGACATCGTCATCTCCACGGCCGCGAAATGGGCGCACGTCCAGGGGGTGGAGCCCTGGGGGCACGCGATCGTCGACGAGGCGTACCAGATGCGCTCGGACGCGCTGCTCGCGGTGGCAGGACTCTTCGAACGAGCCCTGTTCGTGGGCGACCCGGGCCAGCTGGACCCGTTCTCGATCGTGGGTTCCGAGCAGTGGGCGGGGCTGTCGTACGACCCGTCGGCGAGTGCGGTCTCCACACTGCTCGCCCACAATCCCGAACTGCCGCAGCACCGGCTGCCGGTCTCCTGGCGGCTCCCGGCGTCGGCGGCACCGCTGGTGTCCGACGCGTTCTACCCGTACACCCCCTTCCGCAGCGGTACGGGTCCGGGCGAGCGGCGGCTGAGCTTCGGCGTCGCCTCGGACGGCTCGGCCCACGACCGGGTGCTCGACGAGGCCGCGGAGTCCGGCTGGGGCCTGCTGGAACTGCCGGCCCGCCACACGCCCCGTACGGACCCGGAGGCGGTGCGGGCGGTGGCGCTGGTGGTGCGCCGCCTGCTGGACCGCGGTGGTGCGGCCTCCACCGGCGACGCGGACCCGACCCCGCTGACCGCGGACCGGATCGCGGTCGGCACGGCCCACCGCGACCAGGCGGCGGCGGTGCGCGCGGCACTGGCGGAACTGGGCGTGTCCGACGTGACGGTGGACACCGCCAACCGCCTCCAGGGCCGGGAGTACGACGTCACGGTGGTGCTGCACCCGCTCTCGGGCCGCCCGGACGCGACGGCGTTCCACCTGGAGACGGGCCGCCTGTGCGTACTCGCGTCACGCCACCGCCATGCGTGCATCGTGGTGTGCCGGGCGGGCGTGAGCGACCTGCTGGACGAACACCCGTCGACGGAGCCGGTCCAGTTGGGCGTCACGGTCAAGTTCCCCGACGGCTGGGAGGCGAACCACGCCGTGCTGGCGCACTTGGAAGAGCACCGGGTGACCTGGCGTCCGTAG
- a CDS encoding phosphatase PAP2 family protein: MPHTAPRHRPRWWTELLLLAVVYAAYSAGRLLARGDVTTAVDNGLAILRAEKALRLNAEHPLNRLFTDAPALGIPADFAYATLHYLVTPAILVWLFRRRPARYRAARTWLMCSTLLGLAGFTLMPTCPPRLLAAGHGFVDTMAQYSSYGWWGGEASAPRGLGSMTNQYAAMPSLHVGWALWCGVMLWRHGRTPLMKTLAVAYPLLTTIVVMGTANHYFLDAAAGVAVMGGGALLTRPAMRLADRVRERLGGSPAPSKSPVVGGGCDTSAGERIPGQRTSSAGADDSTPAAAR; encoded by the coding sequence ATGCCGCATACCGCGCCGCGCCATCGACCACGCTGGTGGACCGAACTGCTGCTGCTCGCTGTCGTGTACGCCGCGTACTCGGCGGGACGGCTGCTGGCCCGCGGCGATGTGACGACCGCGGTCGACAACGGCCTCGCGATACTCCGGGCCGAGAAGGCACTCCGGCTCAACGCGGAACACCCGCTGAACCGTCTCTTCACCGACGCTCCGGCCCTCGGCATCCCCGCCGACTTCGCCTACGCCACCCTGCACTACCTCGTCACCCCCGCGATCCTCGTCTGGCTCTTCCGCCGCCGTCCCGCCCGCTACCGGGCCGCCCGCACCTGGCTGATGTGCTCCACACTCCTCGGCCTCGCCGGCTTCACACTGATGCCGACCTGCCCTCCCCGACTCCTCGCGGCCGGGCACGGCTTCGTCGACACGATGGCCCAGTACAGCTCGTACGGCTGGTGGGGCGGTGAGGCGAGCGCACCGCGCGGACTGGGCAGCATGACCAACCAGTACGCGGCGATGCCGAGCCTGCACGTCGGCTGGGCGCTGTGGTGCGGAGTGATGCTGTGGCGGCACGGCCGTACGCCGCTGATGAAGACGCTCGCCGTCGCCTACCCACTGCTCACCACGATCGTGGTGATGGGAACCGCCAACCACTACTTCCTGGACGCGGCCGCCGGTGTCGCCGTGATGGGCGGCGGCGCACTGCTGACCAGGCCCGCCATGCGCCTCGCCGACCGGGTGCGGGAGCGCCTGGGAGGCTCCCCCGCACCCTCGAAGTCCCCCGTTGTCGGTGGCGGATGCGACACTTCCGCGGGTGAGCGAATCCCTGGACAGCGGACCTCCTCCGCAGGCGCCGACGACAGCACTCCGGCAGCGGCTCGCTGA
- a CDS encoding histidine phosphatase family protein — MAPRILLARHGQTEWSLSGKHTGRTDIPLLEEGRRGAKLLGERLHRPPWSGLEGVEVRTSPLVRASETCALAGFGERAQPWDALMEWDYGAYEGLTPAEIHAVEPGWLLWNDGAPEGESLADVSARADEVVAWARSADRDVLVFAHGHILRSIVARWLGEDNSFGARVRLDPTSLSILSWQYGAPAIERWNDMGHLEG, encoded by the coding sequence ATGGCACCGCGGATCCTCCTCGCCCGGCACGGCCAGACGGAGTGGTCGCTGTCCGGAAAACACACCGGCAGGACGGACATCCCGCTGCTCGAGGAGGGCAGGCGCGGCGCCAAGCTGCTCGGCGAGCGGCTCCATCGCCCACCGTGGTCGGGTCTCGAGGGCGTCGAGGTGCGCACCAGCCCGCTGGTCCGGGCGAGTGAGACCTGCGCGCTCGCCGGCTTCGGGGAGCGGGCGCAGCCCTGGGACGCGCTGATGGAATGGGACTACGGCGCGTACGAGGGCCTGACCCCGGCGGAGATCCACGCGGTCGAGCCGGGCTGGCTCCTGTGGAACGACGGCGCCCCCGAGGGCGAGAGCCTCGCCGATGTCTCGGCCCGTGCGGACGAGGTCGTGGCCTGGGCGCGCTCGGCCGACCGCGATGTGCTGGTCTTCGCCCACGGCCACATCCTGCGCTCGATCGTGGCCCGCTGGCTGGGCGAGGACAACTCCTTCGGCGCCCGGGTCAGGCTCGACCCGACGAGCCTGTCGATCCTGTCCTGGCAGTACGGTGCCCCGGCGATCGAGCGCTGGAACGACATGGGGCACCTGGAGGGCTGA
- a CDS encoding tetratricopeptide repeat protein translates to MASSSQASRAVPNLAFRRLRGQRSPGEFATAVRRAAREIGEQVSCDPRYIGRVESGEIRCPNYAYERVFLHMFPGLTLADLGFLPRERVRGRGSGTRTEDGPQAGPVPPCSPLGLRDSDRHGSHSDSDEESDVLRRAFITSGPTTVAAASLGFGPGPAPDRAGPPGLARARVGESEVRAVEEAVRRIRLLDDRHGADGLYRRAAQPLRAAYALLDASSSARRSTAERLHAGAGELAISVGWLAHDSGRFDEARSHYAEALATARVADDPALEAHAFCNTSFLARDAGRHREAVRTAQAGQQAARQIASPRLLSLLALREAGGWAGLGDRTTCEQSLARAHAHFDRGSSDSDPEWMSFFGEPELEALQAQCWSALGDWPRAARHARRAAALQDRRFTRNLALYRAELAADLARAGSPDEAAAAGSQVLDLMDEVRSSRIQTMLADTARVLLPHRRTAGVGAFLDRHAASTRRV, encoded by the coding sequence ATGGCGTCATCGTCACAGGCATCACGGGCGGTTCCCAACCTGGCGTTCCGCCGGCTGCGCGGACAGCGCTCGCCGGGCGAGTTCGCCACGGCGGTGCGCAGGGCGGCGCGGGAGATCGGGGAGCAGGTCTCGTGCGATCCGCGGTACATCGGGCGCGTCGAGTCCGGCGAGATCCGATGTCCCAACTACGCGTACGAGCGGGTGTTCCTGCACATGTTCCCCGGCCTGACGCTGGCCGACCTCGGCTTCCTGCCGAGGGAACGTGTGCGCGGACGGGGCTCGGGCACGCGGACGGAAGACGGCCCACAGGCCGGCCCGGTCCCGCCGTGCAGCCCCCTCGGCCTCCGCGACAGCGACCGGCACGGCAGTCACAGCGACAGCGACGAGGAGAGCGACGTGCTGCGTCGCGCATTCATCACGAGCGGCCCCACCACGGTGGCTGCCGCGTCCCTCGGGTTCGGGCCCGGTCCCGCACCCGACCGTGCGGGTCCCCCCGGCCTAGCGCGGGCAAGAGTCGGCGAGAGCGAGGTCAGGGCCGTCGAGGAGGCGGTACGCCGGATCCGGCTGCTCGACGACCGGCACGGCGCGGACGGGCTCTACCGGCGCGCCGCCCAGCCGTTGCGGGCCGCCTACGCGCTGCTCGACGCGAGCAGCAGCGCCCGCAGATCGACGGCGGAGCGGCTCCACGCGGGTGCCGGCGAACTGGCCATCTCGGTGGGCTGGCTGGCCCACGACTCCGGCAGGTTCGACGAAGCCCGCTCGCACTACGCGGAGGCACTGGCGACGGCCCGGGTGGCGGACGACCCGGCGCTGGAGGCGCACGCCTTCTGCAATACGTCGTTCCTGGCCAGGGACGCGGGGCGGCACCGGGAGGCGGTGCGCACCGCACAGGCGGGCCAGCAGGCCGCCCGGCAGATCGCGTCGCCACGACTGCTGTCCCTGCTGGCCCTGCGCGAGGCGGGCGGCTGGGCCGGGCTCGGGGACCGTACGACCTGCGAGCAGTCGCTGGCACGGGCGCACGCCCACTTCGACCGGGGCTCGTCGGACTCGGACCCCGAGTGGATGTCCTTCTTCGGGGAGCCGGAGCTCGAGGCGCTGCAGGCTCAGTGCTGGTCGGCCCTGGGCGACTGGCCCCGCGCGGCCCGTCACGCCCGCCGCGCCGCGGCCCTCCAGGACCGCCGCTTCACCCGCAACCTGGCGCTGTACCGCGCGGAACTGGCCGCGGACCTGGCCCGGGCGGGATCCCCCGACGAGGCGGCGGCCGCGGGCAGCCAGGTGCTGGACCTAATGGACGAAGTCCGCTCGTCACGCATCCAGACGATGCTGGCGGACACGGCCCGCGTCCTGCTCCCGCACCGCCGCACGGCGGGTGTCGGCGCCTTCCTGGACCGTCACGCGGCGTCGACCCGCCGGGTGTGA
- a CDS encoding spermidine synthase, which produces MGRVAKSKRRGRTGGGGSPEPVVASVDGGLAELIPDRERPRAWTLLVDGAPQSHVDLDDPTYLSFEYQRRLGHVADLAAEPGRPLQVVHLGGGAFTLARYVAATRPRSTQQVVELDAALVQLVRAELPLDPGARIRVRSADARAGLAKVPDGWADLVIADVFSGARTPAHLTSTEFLGEVRRALRPGGLYAANLADGPPLAHLRAQVATAAAMFPELALAADPTVLRGRRFGNAVLLASDRALPVAELTRRVAGDPHAGRVEHGRELVDFTGGAAPVTDASAKPSPVPPPAVFR; this is translated from the coding sequence ATGGGCAGGGTGGCGAAGAGCAAGAGGCGAGGACGTACGGGCGGGGGCGGAAGTCCCGAACCGGTCGTCGCGTCGGTGGACGGCGGGCTGGCGGAGCTGATACCCGACCGGGAGCGGCCGCGCGCCTGGACCCTGCTCGTCGACGGTGCGCCGCAGTCCCATGTGGACCTCGACGATCCGACGTATCTCTCCTTCGAGTACCAGCGCCGGCTGGGCCATGTCGCCGATCTCGCCGCCGAGCCGGGGCGGCCGCTCCAGGTCGTGCACCTCGGCGGCGGTGCCTTCACGCTCGCCCGCTATGTCGCCGCCACCCGTCCCCGTTCCACCCAGCAGGTGGTCGAGTTGGATGCGGCACTCGTGCAACTGGTACGCGCGGAGCTGCCGTTGGATCCGGGGGCGCGTATACGGGTGCGGTCGGCCGATGCCCGCGCCGGACTCGCCAAGGTGCCCGACGGCTGGGCGGACCTGGTGATCGCCGATGTCTTCAGTGGAGCCCGTACCCCCGCGCATCTGACCAGCACCGAGTTCCTCGGCGAGGTGCGCAGGGCACTGCGGCCGGGCGGTCTCTATGCGGCGAACCTCGCTGACGGACCGCCCCTGGCCCATCTGCGCGCACAGGTGGCGACCGCCGCCGCGATGTTCCCCGAGCTCGCCCTCGCCGCGGATCCGACCGTGCTGCGCGGCCGGCGCTTCGGCAACGCGGTGCTGCTCGCGTCCGACCGTGCGCTGCCGGTGGCCGAGCTGACCCGCCGTGTCGCGGGCGACCCGCACGCCGGCCGGGTCGAACACGGCCGAGAGCTGGTCGACTTCACCGGCGGCGCGGCCCCGGTCACCGATGCGAGCGCCAAGCCGTCGCCGGTGCCACCGCCCGCGGTCTTCCGTTAG
- a CDS encoding response regulator transcription factor, which produces MASVLVVEDDQFVRSALIRHLTDASHTVRSVGTALEALREVAHFRFDVVILDLGLPDLDGAEALKMLRGITDVPVIIATARDDETEIVRLLNDGADDYLTKPFSVEHLSARMSAVLRRARVSAGEAQPSRVIQVGGLSIDPLRRQAELDGTQLDLTRREFDLLAFLAGRPGVVVPRRELLAEVWQQSYGDDQTIDVHLSWLRRKLGETAARPRYLHTLRGVGVKLEPPGSHPTPGNGHRP; this is translated from the coding sequence ATGGCAAGTGTGCTCGTGGTCGAGGACGACCAGTTCGTGCGCTCCGCCCTCATCCGGCACCTGACCGACGCCTCGCACACCGTACGAAGTGTCGGTACGGCCCTCGAGGCGTTGCGCGAAGTGGCTCATTTCCGTTTCGACGTGGTCATTCTCGACCTCGGCCTGCCCGATCTGGACGGGGCCGAGGCGCTGAAGATGCTCCGCGGCATCACCGACGTACCGGTGATCATCGCGACCGCGCGGGACGACGAGACGGAAATCGTCCGCCTGCTCAACGACGGCGCGGACGACTACCTCACCAAACCCTTCTCGGTGGAACATCTGTCGGCGCGCATGTCGGCGGTGCTGCGCCGGGCGCGCGTGAGCGCCGGGGAGGCGCAGCCCTCGCGGGTGATCCAGGTCGGCGGGCTGTCCATCGACCCGCTGCGCCGCCAGGCCGAGCTGGACGGGACTCAACTCGACCTCACCCGCCGGGAGTTCGACCTGCTGGCGTTCCTTGCCGGGCGGCCCGGAGTGGTCGTCCCGCGCAGGGAACTGCTCGCCGAGGTCTGGCAGCAGAGCTACGGCGACGACCAGACCATCGACGTGCACTTGAGCTGGCTGCGACGCAAGCTCGGCGAGACGGCGGCTCGGCCCCGCTATCTGCACACGCTGCGGGGGGTCGGGGTGAAACTCGAGCCTCCGGGCAGCCACCCGACGCCCGGAAACGGCCACCGGCCATGA
- a CDS encoding HAMP domain-containing sensor histidine kinase, producing MRWALVKVSLAVTVMVVLAFAIPLGMVIKEMASDRAFSNAERQAATIGPTLTVTTERRLLERAVKSTPAGSAGRMAVHIPSTGEPDSLPLEIGMRRAAAEDLATTQRIGKASITEVTGGSALLQPTAIGTGQIAVIEIFVPEGEVTNGVSTAWLVLAGVGIALILGSVAVADRLGARMVQPAQRLAGAAHELGEGKLGARVPEEGPAELRSAAVAFNSMADQVVQLLANERELAADLSHRLRTPLTVLRLNAASLGEGSVAEQTRAAVAQLEREVDTIIRTARESKPQTAATGPGAGCDAAEVVRERMEFWSALAEDEDRKVRVAGVERPVRIPVARPELTAALDALLGNVFRHTSEGTAFSVDVHNSDDAVIVLVSDAGPGIADPDAAMARGNSGARDGSTGLGLDIVRRVAESTGGDVRIGRSVLGGTEVRVWIGLDPREAGRVERRRGHRGRVAGRRRASV from the coding sequence ATGAGATGGGCGCTCGTCAAGGTTTCGCTGGCGGTCACCGTGATGGTGGTGCTGGCCTTCGCCATTCCCCTCGGCATGGTCATCAAGGAGATGGCCAGTGACCGCGCGTTCTCCAACGCCGAGCGGCAGGCCGCGACCATCGGCCCCACCCTCACCGTCACCACCGAGCGCCGGCTGCTGGAGCGTGCCGTGAAGTCCACGCCGGCCGGCTCGGCCGGGCGGATGGCCGTGCACATCCCGTCGACCGGTGAACCGGACAGCCTGCCCCTGGAGATCGGCATGCGGCGCGCGGCGGCCGAGGACCTGGCGACCACGCAACGGATCGGAAAGGCCTCCATCACCGAGGTGACCGGCGGCTCCGCGCTGCTCCAGCCCACCGCGATCGGCACCGGACAGATCGCGGTCATCGAGATCTTCGTGCCCGAAGGCGAGGTCACCAACGGCGTCAGTACTGCCTGGCTGGTCCTCGCCGGCGTCGGTATCGCCCTGATCCTCGGCTCGGTTGCGGTCGCGGACCGGCTCGGCGCGCGGATGGTGCAGCCCGCACAGCGGCTCGCGGGCGCGGCGCACGAGCTGGGGGAGGGCAAGCTGGGGGCGCGCGTTCCCGAGGAGGGGCCTGCCGAACTGCGCTCCGCCGCCGTCGCGTTCAACTCCATGGCCGACCAGGTGGTCCAGCTCCTGGCCAACGAGCGCGAACTGGCCGCGGACCTCTCGCACCGGCTGCGCACTCCGCTGACCGTGCTGCGGCTCAACGCCGCCTCGCTCGGGGAGGGTTCGGTCGCCGAGCAGACCAGGGCCGCCGTCGCCCAGCTGGAGCGCGAGGTCGACACGATCATCCGCACCGCGCGGGAGTCGAAGCCGCAGACCGCGGCGACCGGGCCGGGCGCGGGCTGCGACGCGGCCGAAGTGGTCAGGGAACGGATGGAGTTCTGGTCGGCGCTCGCCGAGGACGAGGACCGCAAGGTGCGGGTCGCGGGGGTCGAGCGTCCGGTACGCATCCCGGTCGCCCGCCCCGAACTGACCGCCGCGCTGGACGCGTTGCTCGGCAATGTCTTCCGCCACACATCGGAGGGCACCGCCTTCTCGGTGGACGTGCACAACAGCGACGACGCCGTCATCGTGCTCGTCTCGGACGCCGGCCCCGGCATCGCCGATCCGGACGCGGCGATGGCCCGTGGCAACAGCGGTGCCAGGGACGGCTCGACCGGACTCGGCCTGGACATCGTGCGCCGGGTCGCGGAGTCGACGGGCGGGGACGTACGCATCGGCCGCTCGGTGCTCGGCGGCACGGAGGTGCGGGTGTGGATCGGCCTCGACCCGCGTGAGGCCGGGCGCGTCGAGCGCCGCCGCGGACACCGGGGGAGGGTCGCGGGCCGCCGCAGGGCCTCGGTCTGA
- a CDS encoding glycoside hydrolase family 18 protein — protein sequence MGSSTHRRRASGKTKAIGAAVVSTVITGAALVLTGTAQAAAVGAAYTKTSAWSGGYTGQYVITNATGTAQSDWTLEFDLPAGTTISSLWNGEHTVKGGHVTVKPASWNKSLAPGASVTVGFVTSASGTAADPTSCLINRIKCSVDDGATPQPTGRPTEQPTPTPSATATPKPTPTASTPTPTPTATATATPEPGTGARYAPYVDTSLYPAYDLLDTAAKTGVKEFNLAFITSGGSCAPLWGGVTGLADDKVASQIGALRAKGGDVRVSFGGAAGHELALNCSSAGELAKAYGKVIDTYKLTKVDFDVEGAALPDTAANTRRSQAIAQLQKEHPGLDVSFTLPVMPEGLTQPGVDLIADAKKSGVKIGAVNIMAMDYGPAYSGDMGTYAVQAATATQAQIKGVLGLTDAAAWKTVAVTPMIGVNDVTSEIFKVDDATQLVDFARSKGIGWLSMWSSTRDKQCASGAVGHADATCSSILQEPLAFTKAFSAYK from the coding sequence ATGGGCAGCAGTACGCACCGGCGCAGGGCGAGCGGCAAGACCAAGGCGATCGGCGCGGCCGTGGTGAGCACGGTGATCACCGGCGCGGCGCTCGTGCTCACCGGCACCGCCCAGGCGGCGGCCGTCGGCGCCGCGTACACCAAGACCAGCGCCTGGAGCGGCGGCTACACCGGGCAGTACGTCATCACCAACGCGACCGGCACGGCGCAGTCGGACTGGACGCTCGAGTTCGACCTGCCCGCCGGGACCACGATCAGTTCGCTGTGGAACGGGGAGCACACGGTCAAGGGCGGGCACGTCACCGTGAAGCCCGCGAGCTGGAACAAGAGCCTCGCCCCCGGTGCGTCGGTGACCGTCGGCTTCGTCACCTCCGCGAGCGGCACCGCCGCCGACCCGACGTCCTGTCTCATCAACCGGATCAAGTGCTCGGTCGACGACGGGGCCACGCCGCAGCCGACCGGCCGGCCTACCGAACAGCCCACGCCCACGCCGTCGGCGACCGCCACCCCGAAGCCCACACCCACCGCCTCGACCCCGACCCCGACTCCGACGGCCACGGCCACGGCGACCCCCGAGCCCGGCACGGGTGCCCGTTACGCGCCGTACGTCGACACCTCGCTGTACCCGGCGTACGACCTGCTGGACACCGCCGCCAAGACGGGCGTCAAGGAGTTCAACCTCGCCTTCATCACCTCCGGCGGCAGCTGCGCCCCGCTGTGGGGCGGCGTCACCGGCCTTGCCGACGACAAGGTCGCCTCCCAGATCGGCGCCCTGCGCGCCAAGGGCGGCGACGTCCGGGTCTCCTTCGGCGGTGCGGCCGGCCACGAGCTGGCCCTGAACTGCTCCTCCGCGGGCGAGCTGGCCAAGGCGTACGGCAAGGTCATCGACACCTACAAGCTCACCAAGGTCGACTTCGACGTCGAGGGCGCCGCCCTGCCGGACACCGCCGCCAACACACGCCGCTCACAGGCCATCGCCCAGCTCCAGAAGGAGCACCCGGGCCTCGACGTGTCCTTCACCCTGCCCGTGATGCCCGAGGGCCTCACCCAGCCCGGCGTGGACCTGATCGCCGACGCCAAGAAGAGCGGCGTGAAGATCGGCGCGGTCAACATCATGGCGATGGACTACGGCCCGGCGTACAGCGGGGACATGGGCACCTACGCGGTCCAGGCAGCCACCGCCACCCAGGCGCAGATCAAGGGCGTGCTCGGCCTGACGGACGCGGCCGCGTGGAAGACCGTCGCGGTCACCCCGATGATCGGCGTCAACGACGTGACCTCCGAGATCTTCAAGGTCGACGACGCCACGCAGCTGGTGGACTTCGCGAGGTCCAAGGGCATCGGCTGGCTGTCGATGTGGTCCTCCACCCGTGACAAGCAGTGCGCGTCGGGCGCGGTCGGCCATGCCGACGCCACCTGCAGCTCGATCCTCCAGGAGCCGCTGGCCTTCACGAAGGCGTTCTCCGCCTACAAGTAG